The following proteins are co-located in the Pseudomonas cavernae genome:
- a CDS encoding YebC/PmpR family DNA-binding transcriptional regulator — MGAQWKAKPKEAAANARGKIFGKLVKEIMIAARNGADPDMNPKLRLAVQQAKKASMPKDTLERAIKKGAGLTGETINYERTLYEGFAPHQVPVIVECLTDNVNRTVAEIRVLFRKGQLGASGSVSWDFDHVGMIEAAPENGADPELAAIEAGAQDFEPAEDGATLFITEMTDLDAVCKALPEFGFIVQSAQLGYRPKNPMTLSAAELEEVEAFLEALDAHDDVQNVYVGLAG; from the coding sequence ATGGGCGCACAGTGGAAAGCCAAACCCAAAGAAGCCGCCGCCAATGCCAGAGGCAAGATCTTCGGCAAACTGGTGAAAGAGATCATGATCGCCGCGCGTAACGGCGCCGATCCGGACATGAACCCCAAGCTGCGCCTGGCCGTGCAGCAGGCCAAGAAGGCCTCGATGCCCAAGGACACCCTTGAGCGCGCCATCAAGAAAGGCGCCGGCCTGACCGGCGAGACGATCAACTACGAACGCACCCTCTATGAAGGCTTCGCGCCGCATCAGGTGCCGGTGATCGTCGAATGCCTGACCGATAACGTCAACCGCACGGTCGCCGAGATCCGCGTGCTGTTCCGTAAGGGCCAGTTGGGCGCCTCCGGCTCGGTGAGCTGGGACTTCGACCATGTCGGCATGATCGAGGCGGCGCCTGAAAACGGCGCCGATCCGGAACTGGCCGCCATCGAGGCCGGTGCCCAGGACTTCGAGCCGGCCGAGGACGGCGCCACCCTGTTCATCACCGAAATGACCGATCTAGACGCCGTGTGCAAGGCCCTGCCGGAGTTCGGTTTCATCGTGCAATCGGCGCAACTCGGTTACCGCCCGAAGAACCCGATGACGCTGAGCGCGGCCGAGCTGGAAGAAGTCGAGGCCTTCCTCGAGGCCCTCGACGCCCATGATGACGTGCAAAACGTCTATGTGGGCCTGGCCGGCTAA
- a CDS encoding NADPH-dependent F420 reductase, producing the protein MTTAASIFKPISARFLALTLILAASLVQAQGEQPTVASQPLKIGIIGTGNIGSALARLWVDAGHEVLIASRHPERLQLLAAELGPKARAGTPRQAAVFGDVVMLAVPYGATPQIGRDYAKELAGKIVLDAGNPIPIRDGQMAEQARELGAGLASKGFLPGVRLVRAFNAISAGNLRSQAHRRGEKLAIPLAADDAEALRIAAGLVRDAGFDPVIVGPLSSAKQFDYGTGISAKRLTARELRQELGLKAE; encoded by the coding sequence ATGACCACTGCAGCGAGCATCTTCAAGCCGATATCCGCCCGCTTTCTGGCGCTTACCCTGATCCTGGCGGCCAGCCTGGTTCAAGCCCAGGGCGAGCAGCCGACGGTGGCGAGCCAGCCGCTCAAGATTGGCATCATCGGCACGGGCAATATCGGCAGCGCGCTGGCGCGCTTGTGGGTCGATGCCGGGCATGAAGTGCTGATCGCCTCGCGGCACCCTGAGCGGCTCCAGCTTTTGGCCGCTGAGTTGGGTCCCAAGGCGCGGGCCGGCACGCCGCGCCAGGCTGCGGTTTTCGGTGACGTGGTGATGCTCGCGGTGCCCTACGGCGCCACGCCGCAGATCGGTCGCGACTACGCCAAGGAACTGGCCGGCAAAATCGTGCTGGACGCCGGCAACCCCATTCCGATTCGCGATGGCCAAATGGCGGAGCAAGCGCGCGAGCTCGGGGCCGGGCTCGCCTCCAAGGGCTTTCTTCCCGGTGTGCGCTTGGTGCGCGCCTTCAACGCGATTTCCGCCGGCAACCTGCGCAGCCAAGCGCATCGCCGCGGCGAGAAGCTCGCCATCCCCCTTGCCGCGGATGACGCCGAAGCCCTGCGGATCGCGGCTGGTCTGGTCCGGGATGCCGGTTTCGACCCGGTGATAGTCGGCCCGCTCAGCAGCGCGAAGCAGTTCGACTACGGCACCGGCATCTCGGCGAAGAGGCTCACCGCCCGCGAATTACGTCAGGAGCTGGGCCTCAAGGCGGAGTGA
- a CDS encoding cold-shock protein: protein MSDRQTGTVKWFNDEKGFGFITPESGADLFVHYRSIQSAGFKSLQEGQKVSFTAVKGQKGMQADDVQVI from the coding sequence ATGTCCGATCGTCAAACTGGCACCGTCAAGTGGTTCAACGATGAAAAAGGCTTCGGCTTCATCACCCCGGAAAGCGGCGCTGACCTGTTCGTTCACTACCGCTCGATCCAGAGCGCTGGCTTCAAAAGCCTGCAAGAAGGCCAAAAGGTCTCCTTCACCGCAGTGAAAGGCCAGAAAGGCATGCAAGCGGATGACGTTCAGGTGATCTAA
- a CDS encoding S1 RNA-binding domain-containing protein, whose product MALVGRYNSLQVVKQTDFGLYLDGGSDGEILLPNRYVPKDVPSEVDDWLNVFIYLDSDDRLIATTERPKVQVGEFASLKVAEINSIGIFLDWGLPKDLLLPFSEEKRQLKVGDYCVVHVYLDKHTRRITATARLDRYLDKTPPSYRVGQPVEFLAAESSPMGIKVILDNQHWALVHKNELFKPLRIGFRDQGFIKEVRADGKISLSLQAVGKDAPDALSDNILKQLRDNSGVLYVSDKSDPAEISHRFGVSKGSFKKAIGGLYKQGLIVIHADRIELS is encoded by the coding sequence ATGGCGTTAGTGGGGCGTTACAACAGTTTGCAGGTGGTCAAGCAGACCGACTTCGGCTTGTATCTGGATGGCGGCAGCGATGGCGAAATCCTGCTGCCCAACCGTTATGTGCCGAAGGACGTGCCCAGCGAGGTCGATGACTGGCTGAACGTGTTCATCTACCTCGACAGCGACGACCGTCTGATCGCGACCACCGAGCGGCCCAAGGTGCAGGTCGGCGAGTTCGCCAGCCTCAAGGTGGCGGAGATCAATAGCATCGGCATCTTCCTCGACTGGGGCCTGCCCAAGGATCTGCTGCTGCCCTTCTCGGAGGAGAAGCGCCAGCTGAAGGTCGGCGATTACTGCGTGGTCCACGTCTACCTGGACAAGCACACCCGGCGCATCACCGCCACCGCCCGGCTGGACCGCTACCTGGACAAGACCCCGCCCAGTTACCGGGTCGGCCAGCCGGTGGAATTCCTGGCGGCGGAATCCTCGCCCATGGGCATCAAGGTCATCCTCGATAACCAGCACTGGGCGCTGGTGCACAAGAACGAACTGTTCAAGCCGCTGCGCATCGGTTTCCGCGACCAGGGCTTCATCAAGGAAGTGCGCGCCGACGGCAAGATCAGCCTGAGTCTGCAGGCGGTCGGCAAGGATGCGCCGGACGCCCTGAGTGACAACATCCTCAAACAGCTGCGCGACAACAGTGGCGTGCTCTATGTCAGCGACAAGAGCGATCCGGCGGAGATCAGCCACCGTTTCGGTGTCAGCAAGGGCAGCTTCAAGAAGGCCATCGGCGGCCTGTACAAGCAGGGTCTGATCGTCATCCACGCCGACCGCATCGAGCTGAGCTGA
- a CDS encoding VF530 family DNA-binding protein codes for MTSPRPQTPLHGVTLEAVVTALVDHYGWARLGQLIAIRCFQSDPSIKSSLKFLRKTPWAREKVEALYIQLKTQ; via the coding sequence ATGACCAGCCCACGGCCCCAAACCCCTCTGCACGGCGTTACCCTCGAAGCCGTGGTCACCGCCCTGGTCGACCATTACGGCTGGGCCCGGCTCGGCCAACTGATCGCGATTCGCTGCTTCCAGAGCGACCCGAGCATCAAATCCAGCCTGAAATTCCTGCGCAAAACCCCGTGGGCACGCGAGAAAGTCGAAGCGCTGTATATCCAACTCAAGACTCAGTAA